One part of the Actinomyces howellii genome encodes these proteins:
- a CDS encoding chorismate mutase, with translation MTPVRPGPWTPEHEQPGVPPQLASYRATIDNLDAALIHLLAERFRCTQQVGVLKAQMDLPASDPAREERQIARLRALAADSGLDPVFAEKFFSFIVAEVIHHHEAIKDGLTS, from the coding sequence ATGACGCCGGTGCGCCCCGGACCCTGGACGCCGGAGCACGAGCAGCCCGGCGTCCCGCCGCAGCTGGCCTCCTACCGTGCGACGATCGACAACCTCGACGCCGCCCTCATCCACCTCCTGGCCGAACGCTTCCGCTGCACCCAGCAGGTCGGGGTGCTCAAGGCGCAGATGGACCTGCCCGCCTCCGACCCCGCGCGTGAGGAGCGCCAGATCGCCCGGCTGCGCGCCCTGGCGGCCGACTCCGGCCTCGACCCCGTCTTCGCCGAGAAGTTCTTCAGCTTCATCGTCGCCGAGGTCATCCACCACCACGAGGCCATCAAGGACGGACTGACGTCCTGA
- a CDS encoding ATP-dependent Clp protease proteolytic subunit — protein MTSPAAPVAEGPGAGLGLTDSIYNRLLKERIIWLGSEVRDDNANAICAQMLLLAAEDPDRDIYLYINSPGGSITAGMAIYDTMQYVQPDVATVATGLAASMGQHLLSAGAKGKRYLTPHARVLMHQPSGGAGGSATDIRINADLIIKMKQELAEITAANTGHTVEEIIADSDRDHWFSAQEALEYGFVDHIVRSSREIGQQNGEN, from the coding sequence ATGACTTCGCCCGCCGCGCCCGTGGCGGAGGGCCCCGGGGCCGGCCTGGGCCTGACCGACTCCATCTACAACCGTCTGCTCAAGGAGCGCATCATCTGGCTGGGCTCCGAGGTGCGCGACGACAACGCCAACGCCATCTGCGCCCAGATGCTGCTGCTGGCCGCCGAGGACCCCGACCGGGACATCTACCTGTACATCAACAGCCCCGGCGGCTCGATCACCGCGGGAATGGCCATCTACGACACGATGCAGTACGTCCAGCCCGACGTCGCCACCGTGGCCACGGGGCTGGCGGCCTCCATGGGCCAGCACCTGCTGTCCGCAGGGGCCAAGGGCAAGCGCTACCTCACCCCGCACGCACGCGTGCTCATGCATCAGCCCTCGGGAGGCGCCGGAGGGTCGGCCACGGACATCCGCATCAACGCCGACCTCATCATCAAGATGAAGCAGGAGCTCGCGGAGATCACGGCGGCCAACACCGGCCACACCGTCGAGGAGATCATCGCCGACTCCGACCGGGACCACTGGTTCTCCGCCCAGGAGGCCCTCGAGTACGGCTTCGTCGACCACATCGTGCGCTCTAGCCGGGAGATCGGCCAGCAGAACGGAGAGAACTAA
- a CDS encoding methyltransferase domain-containing protein, with amino-acid sequence MTEDHTNGEPTTPRGSRTGPESQRLQGHWLLAMLGKRVLRPGGIALTRRMLAAARPSSTDRIVEFGPGVGRTAQILLEVEPTSYAGVDPNPEGRVQVEAVLAGHPQARYVVADAATTGLPDAEADLVVGEAMLTMQPPEGKAAIIAEAARILAPGGRYAIHELAFRSDRDPAELEEARRRISRTIKVGARPLTRQQWSELLAGAGLEVVWTATSPMRLLEPSRLVRDEGLLGALRFARNVRRTAGAAGRVRQMRQVFRAQRRTLTAVAIVARKPGTQASGSASDPDAAA; translated from the coding sequence ATGACCGAGGACCACACGAACGGGGAGCCGACCACGCCGCGGGGCAGCCGGACCGGGCCCGAGAGCCAGCGGCTGCAAGGCCACTGGTTGCTGGCGATGCTCGGCAAGCGCGTCCTGCGCCCCGGGGGCATCGCTCTGACACGGCGCATGCTGGCCGCCGCCCGGCCCAGTTCCACCGACAGGATCGTCGAGTTCGGCCCCGGAGTGGGGCGGACGGCCCAGATCCTGCTCGAGGTGGAACCGACCTCCTATGCGGGCGTCGACCCCAACCCGGAGGGGCGCGTCCAGGTGGAGGCGGTCCTGGCCGGGCACCCGCAGGCTCGCTACGTCGTCGCCGACGCCGCCACCACGGGCCTACCCGATGCCGAGGCCGACCTTGTCGTCGGGGAGGCCATGCTCACGATGCAGCCGCCGGAGGGCAAGGCGGCCATCATCGCCGAGGCGGCCCGGATCCTGGCCCCCGGCGGCCGCTACGCGATCCACGAGCTGGCCTTCCGCTCCGACAGGGACCCCGCGGAGCTGGAGGAGGCGCGCCGGAGGATCTCCCGCACGATCAAGGTCGGGGCGCGCCCGCTCACCCGCCAGCAGTGGTCCGAGCTCCTCGCCGGGGCAGGGCTGGAGGTCGTGTGGACCGCGACGAGCCCGATGCGGCTGCTCGAACCCAGCCGCCTCGTCCGTGACGAGGGCCTCCTCGGGGCGCTGCGCTTCGCCCGCAACGTGCGGCGCACCGCAGGGGCAGCGGGACGGGTGCGCCAGATGCGCCAGGTCTTCCGCGCCCAGCGCAGGACGCTCACCGCGGTCGCGATCGTGGCCCGCAAGCCCGGCACGCAGGCCAGCGGGAGCGCCAGCGACCCGGACGCGGCAGCCTGA
- the clpX gene encoding ATP-dependent Clp protease ATP-binding subunit ClpX: MARSAESVDLLKCSFCGKSQKQVKKLIAGPGVYICDECIELCNEIVDEELSDSGAGVPLELPKPQEIFDFLNQYVIGQERAKRAMSVAVYNHYKRVQVRERSVAEGDGLELGKSNILLLGPTGTGKTHLARTLAKLLDVPFAIVDATALTEAGYVGEDVENILLKLIQAADGDVKRAEKGIIYIDEIDKIGRKAENPSITRDVSGEGVQQALLKIIEGTTASVPPGGGRKHPHQDFLEIDTTNILFIAAGAFAGIEEIVRQRQRKEVGAQLVGFGATLAKDQARDVFASPVRPEDLHKFGLIPEFIGRLPVIATVQDLGVPELVRVMTEPKNALVSQYQYLFSLDGVELELTPEAIEAVASLALERKTGARGLTSIVEEVLGQAMFEVPSMPEVGRVVVDADAVQGSGRPRYESGSGSLSATSKKVGGEHGERTRTA, from the coding sequence GTGGCACGAAGCGCAGAGAGCGTCGATCTTCTCAAGTGCTCCTTCTGCGGCAAGAGCCAGAAGCAGGTCAAGAAGCTCATCGCAGGACCAGGGGTGTACATCTGCGACGAGTGCATCGAGCTGTGCAACGAGATCGTCGACGAGGAGCTGAGCGACTCCGGGGCGGGTGTGCCCCTCGAGCTGCCCAAGCCCCAGGAGATCTTCGACTTCCTCAACCAGTACGTCATCGGCCAGGAGCGCGCCAAGCGCGCGATGAGCGTGGCCGTCTACAACCACTACAAGCGCGTGCAGGTGCGCGAGCGCTCGGTCGCCGAGGGCGACGGCCTCGAGCTCGGCAAGTCCAACATCCTCCTGCTTGGGCCCACCGGAACCGGCAAGACCCATCTCGCCCGGACCCTGGCCAAGCTTCTCGACGTCCCCTTCGCCATCGTCGACGCCACCGCCCTGACCGAGGCGGGCTACGTCGGTGAGGACGTGGAGAACATCCTCCTCAAGCTCATCCAGGCCGCCGACGGCGACGTCAAGCGCGCCGAGAAGGGCATCATCTACATCGACGAGATCGACAAGATCGGACGCAAGGCGGAGAACCCGTCGATCACCCGGGACGTCTCGGGTGAGGGCGTCCAGCAGGCCCTGCTCAAGATCATCGAGGGCACGACCGCCTCCGTCCCGCCGGGAGGGGGGCGCAAGCACCCGCACCAGGACTTCCTCGAGATCGACACGACCAACATCCTGTTCATCGCGGCGGGCGCCTTCGCCGGCATCGAGGAGATCGTGCGCCAGCGTCAGCGCAAGGAGGTCGGCGCCCAGCTCGTCGGGTTCGGCGCCACCCTGGCCAAGGACCAGGCCCGGGACGTCTTCGCCTCCCCGGTGCGCCCCGAGGACCTCCACAAGTTCGGTCTCATCCCCGAGTTCATCGGGCGGCTGCCGGTGATCGCCACCGTCCAGGACCTCGGCGTCCCCGAGCTCGTCAGGGTCATGACCGAGCCGAAGAACGCCCTGGTCTCCCAGTACCAGTACCTCTTCAGCCTCGACGGCGTCGAGCTCGAGCTCACCCCCGAGGCCATCGAGGCGGTGGCCTCCCTGGCCCTGGAGCGCAAGACCGGGGCCCGCGGGCTGACGAGCATCGTCGAGGAGGTCCTGGGCCAGGCCATGTTCGAGGTGCCCTCGATGCCCGAGGTCGGGAGGGTCGTCGTCGACGCCGACGCCGTACAGGGCTCGGGTCGCCCCCGCTACGAGTCCGGCTCGGGCTCCTTGAGCGCGACCTCGAAGAAGGTCGGCGGCGAGCACGGGGAGAGGACCCGCACCGCATGA
- a CDS encoding ATP-dependent Clp protease proteolytic subunit: MTSSRPYFDAVARQVGATGTAPALPSARYILPQFEERTAYGFKRQDPYAKLFEDRIVFMGVQVDDASADDIMAQLLVLESQDPDGLITMYINSPGGSFTALTAIYDTMQYIKPQVQTVCLGQAASAAAVLLAAGAPGKRLALPNARVLIHQPAMEGMHGQASDIEIVADEIDRMRVWLEDTIALHTGRDRELVHTDLERDKILTAPQALEYGIVDQVLSPRKAAPSPHSS; this comes from the coding sequence ATGACGAGCTCTCGCCCCTACTTCGACGCCGTCGCCCGGCAGGTCGGCGCCACGGGCACCGCCCCCGCGCTGCCGAGCGCGCGCTACATCCTGCCGCAGTTCGAGGAGCGAACCGCCTACGGCTTCAAGCGCCAGGACCCCTACGCCAAGCTCTTCGAGGACCGCATCGTCTTCATGGGCGTCCAGGTCGACGACGCCAGCGCCGACGACATCATGGCCCAGCTCCTCGTCCTGGAGTCCCAGGACCCCGACGGGCTCATCACGATGTACATCAACAGCCCGGGCGGCTCCTTCACCGCGCTGACCGCCATCTACGACACGATGCAGTACATCAAGCCGCAGGTGCAGACAGTCTGCCTGGGGCAGGCCGCCTCGGCCGCCGCCGTCCTCCTGGCCGCCGGAGCGCCGGGCAAGCGGCTGGCGCTGCCCAACGCCCGCGTGCTCATCCACCAGCCCGCCATGGAGGGCATGCACGGCCAGGCCTCCGACATCGAGATCGTCGCCGACGAGATCGACCGCATGCGGGTGTGGCTGGAGGACACGATCGCCCTCCACACCGGTCGGGACCGGGAGCTGGTCCACACGGACCTGGAGCGCGACAAGATCCTCACCGCCCCCCAGGCCCTCGAGTACGGCATCGTCGACCAGGTGCTCAGCCCGCGCAAGGCGGCGCCCTCGCCCCACTCGTCCTGA
- a CDS encoding AMP-dependent synthetase/ligase has protein sequence MTTPWALAERVRTNPDGALIARKSSVGGRWRELSARAFRDRVREVAAGLVAHGLRPGDAVGIMSHTSFEWTLMDYAAWEAGLVVVPVYETSSAEQARWILTDSRVRFVLVENEAMHTMLTALAAQEPSLEGMEVMCVSKDAITTLIADGKGVDLGELDSRASRLTSNDLATIVYTSGTTGRPKGVELTHGNLVHLCVNTVDHVPEVLRAPEVRVLLFLPLAHVLGRFIEVAIVCSPAGVMGHAPDVKNLVTDLSSFRPTFVLAVPRVFEKIYNAADARATGTRQKVFRMAAKTAIAYSRALDTPAGPGRTLRAQRAAADRLVFSKLRAVLGGRVTHVISGGGPLGERLGHFYRGAGVTVLEGYGLTETAAPCTVNLPSATRIGTVGLPMPGTSVRLDEDGEILVKGIGVFRGYHEDPEASAEVLTGDGPWLRTGDIGSFDPGGFLRITGRKKEIIVTAGGKNVAPAVLEDRLRGHPLVSQVLVVGDNRPCIGALVTLDTEMLPLWLSSHGLEEMDPVAATTDPRVRAALERAVARANEAVSRAESIRTFTILPGDFTVENGLLTPSLKVRRAEACQRFAAQIDELYTRL, from the coding sequence ATGACGACGCCGTGGGCGCTGGCCGAGCGGGTGCGCACAAACCCCGACGGGGCCCTCATCGCCCGCAAGTCCTCGGTAGGCGGCAGGTGGCGGGAGCTGTCGGCCCGCGCCTTCCGCGACCGGGTCCGAGAGGTCGCCGCGGGCCTCGTCGCCCACGGCCTGCGGCCCGGGGACGCCGTGGGCATCATGTCCCACACCTCCTTCGAGTGGACGCTTATGGACTACGCCGCCTGGGAGGCCGGCCTCGTCGTCGTCCCCGTCTACGAGACCTCCTCGGCCGAGCAGGCCCGGTGGATCCTCACCGACTCCCGTGTGCGCTTCGTCCTGGTGGAGAACGAGGCGATGCACACGATGCTCACCGCGCTGGCCGCCCAGGAGCCCTCCCTGGAGGGCATGGAGGTCATGTGCGTGTCGAAGGACGCGATCACCACCCTCATCGCCGACGGCAAGGGAGTCGACCTCGGCGAGCTCGACTCCCGCGCCTCCCGTCTGACGAGCAACGACCTGGCGACCATCGTGTACACCTCGGGGACGACCGGGCGCCCCAAGGGAGTCGAGCTCACCCACGGCAACCTCGTCCACCTGTGCGTCAACACGGTCGACCACGTCCCGGAGGTGCTCAGGGCGCCCGAGGTCCGCGTCCTCCTCTTCCTGCCCCTGGCCCACGTGCTGGGCCGGTTCATCGAGGTCGCCATCGTGTGCTCGCCGGCGGGGGTCATGGGCCACGCCCCCGACGTCAAGAACCTCGTGACCGACCTGTCCTCCTTCCGCCCCACCTTCGTCCTGGCGGTGCCGCGGGTCTTTGAGAAGATCTACAACGCCGCGGACGCCCGGGCCACAGGGACCCGGCAGAAGGTCTTCCGCATGGCCGCCAAGACGGCTATCGCCTACTCCCGCGCCCTCGACACGCCGGCGGGCCCGGGACGGACCCTGCGCGCCCAGCGGGCGGCCGCCGACCGGCTCGTCTTCTCCAAGCTGCGCGCGGTCCTGGGGGGCCGCGTCACCCACGTCATCTCCGGCGGCGGACCGCTGGGCGAGCGTCTGGGCCACTTCTACCGCGGGGCGGGCGTCACGGTGCTCGAGGGCTACGGGCTGACCGAGACCGCCGCGCCGTGCACCGTCAACCTGCCCTCGGCCACGCGCATCGGCACCGTGGGGCTGCCCATGCCGGGGACCTCGGTGCGCCTGGACGAGGACGGAGAGATCCTCGTCAAGGGCATCGGGGTCTTCCGGGGCTACCACGAGGACCCCGAGGCGAGCGCGGAGGTCCTCACCGGTGACGGACCGTGGCTGCGCACCGGCGACATCGGCTCCTTCGACCCGGGGGGCTTCCTGCGCATCACCGGCCGCAAGAAGGAGATCATCGTGACCGCCGGCGGCAAGAACGTCGCCCCGGCGGTCCTCGAGGACCGTCTGCGCGGCCACCCGCTCGTCTCCCAGGTCCTCGTCGTGGGCGACAACCGCCCGTGCATCGGGGCACTGGTCACCCTCGACACCGAGATGCTGCCCCTGTGGCTGTCGAGCCACGGCCTCGAGGAGATGGACCCCGTGGCCGCCACGACCGACCCCCGGGTGCGCGCAGCCCTCGAGCGGGCCGTGGCCAGGGCCAACGAGGCGGTCTCGCGGGCCGAGTCGATCCGCACCTTCACGATCCTGCCCGGGGACTTCACCGTGGAGAACGGCCTGCTCACCCCCTCCCTCAAGGTGCGCCGGGCCGAGGCCTGCCAGCGCTTCGCCGCCCAGATCGACGAGCTCTACACCCGCCTGTAG
- a CDS encoding nucleotidyltransferase domain-containing protein has protein sequence MEQPGSCGQQADGMPAIEVVAVVDWLENHGAVYVVTGGWAVDALVGHRTRDHGDLDVIVEAGACEALLRWLSGRGYEVVTDWLPIRVELRRGSCGVDVHPMEVGPGGDGVQAGFGTQVFEHRASSRTLGRIGGRQVVVADATTLLNLHEGYEPRAQDLHDIALLRRLADRAR, from the coding sequence ATGGAGCAGCCAGGTTCCTGTGGGCAGCAGGCCGACGGCATGCCCGCGATCGAGGTGGTCGCGGTGGTCGACTGGCTGGAGAACCACGGGGCGGTCTACGTCGTCACCGGAGGCTGGGCGGTCGACGCGCTGGTGGGGCACCGGACCCGCGACCACGGCGACCTCGACGTCATCGTTGAGGCGGGTGCATGCGAGGCGCTGCTGCGGTGGCTGAGCGGGCGAGGATACGAGGTGGTCACCGATTGGCTGCCGATCCGTGTCGAGCTCCGGCGCGGAAGCTGCGGCGTCGACGTGCATCCCATGGAGGTGGGTCCGGGTGGAGACGGCGTCCAGGCCGGCTTCGGCACCCAGGTCTTCGAGCACCGGGCCTCCAGCCGCACGCTAGGACGCATCGGCGGCCGCCAGGTCGTCGTCGCCGACGCCACGACCCTCTTGAACCTCCACGAGGGATATGAACCCCGGGCGCAGGACCTCCACGACATCGCCCTGCTGCGTCGCCTGGCCGACCGAGCCCGGTAG
- a CDS encoding AMP-dependent synthetase/ligase, producing MSTGTPSVAGSPAVVDGVATSPLIQEPDSTWTIPWLLADRVARTPDAPIIERKSQLGDSWTRISARAFGEEVTRVAAGLVGMGLAPGASVSIMARTSYEWTLLDMAIARAGLVSVPIYETDSAEQVEWILADADVRLVITESAALAELVRSAVSVNASTLPDRPCVRVLSLDHDAISSISTAGQEVTRAELDARTNALSAEDLYTIIYTSGTTGRPKGVELTHGTVAGLAWNGVRWIPDLLNSSSTRLLLFLPLAHSYARFLQTLAIAGNGTLGHTPDVTTLLPDLKAFGPSYVLAVPRVLEKIYNAADARAGSGARLKTFRWAAKVAIEYSRALDTPEGPSRRLRAAHALADRLVFRTIRALLGPNARYAISGGGPLGQRLGHFYRGLGLVILEGYGLTETIGPTTVNLDVRNKIGTVGPPVCGNEVRVGPDGELEVRGLGVFTRYHNDPEGTAESFTDDGWFRTGDIGDIDEDGWVRITGRKKDLIVTAGGKNVAPSILEDRLRGHPLVSQVLVIGDGEPFISALITLDTEMLPQWLKNHGLPEMDVSEAALHPDVLGALDRAVARTNRAVSRAESIRTYRVLPTDFTEANGLLTPSLKVKRAKVLERYADTVAQIYASTRKGPQE from the coding sequence ATGTCCACCGGCACCCCCTCGGTGGCCGGCAGCCCCGCCGTCGTCGACGGGGTGGCTACCAGCCCCCTCATCCAGGAGCCGGACAGCACCTGGACCATCCCCTGGCTGCTGGCCGACCGTGTGGCCAGGACCCCGGACGCCCCGATCATCGAGCGCAAGTCCCAGCTTGGGGACTCCTGGACGAGGATCAGCGCCCGGGCCTTCGGGGAGGAGGTCACACGGGTCGCGGCGGGCCTGGTGGGCATGGGCCTGGCGCCGGGTGCGTCGGTGAGCATCATGGCGCGCACCTCCTACGAGTGGACGCTGCTCGACATGGCGATCGCCCGTGCGGGACTCGTGTCGGTACCGATCTACGAGACGGACTCGGCCGAGCAGGTCGAGTGGATCCTGGCGGACGCCGACGTGCGCCTCGTCATCACCGAGAGCGCCGCCCTGGCCGAGCTCGTGCGCAGCGCCGTGTCCGTCAACGCCTCGACGCTGCCTGACCGGCCCTGCGTGCGGGTCCTGTCCCTGGACCACGACGCGATCAGCTCGATCAGCACCGCGGGCCAGGAGGTCACCCGGGCCGAGCTCGACGCGCGGACCAACGCCCTGAGCGCTGAGGACCTCTACACGATCATCTACACCTCCGGCACGACCGGCAGGCCCAAGGGGGTCGAGCTCACCCACGGCACGGTGGCCGGCCTGGCGTGGAACGGCGTGCGCTGGATCCCCGACCTGCTCAACTCCTCGAGCACCCGTCTCCTGCTGTTCCTGCCGCTGGCGCACTCCTACGCGCGCTTCCTGCAGACGCTGGCCATCGCCGGCAACGGGACCCTGGGCCACACCCCGGACGTCACGACCCTCCTGCCGGACCTCAAGGCCTTCGGCCCCTCCTACGTCCTGGCCGTCCCCCGGGTCCTGGAGAAGATCTACAACGCCGCCGACGCCAGGGCGGGATCCGGGGCGCGGCTCAAGACCTTCCGGTGGGCGGCCAAGGTCGCCATCGAGTACTCCCGCGCCCTGGACACCCCTGAGGGGCCCTCGCGCCGCCTGCGCGCCGCCCACGCGCTTGCCGACCGGCTTGTCTTCCGCACGATCCGCGCCCTGCTCGGTCCCAACGCGCGCTACGCGATCTCCGGAGGCGGTCCCCTGGGCCAGCGTCTCGGCCACTTCTACCGCGGCCTGGGCCTGGTCATCCTCGAGGGCTACGGCCTGACCGAGACGATCGGCCCGACCACCGTCAACCTCGACGTCCGCAACAAGATCGGGACGGTGGGGCCCCCGGTGTGCGGCAACGAGGTGCGGGTGGGGCCCGACGGCGAGCTCGAGGTCCGCGGCCTGGGCGTGTTCACCCGCTACCACAACGACCCCGAGGGCACCGCCGAGTCCTTCACCGACGACGGCTGGTTCCGCACCGGCGACATCGGCGACATCGACGAGGACGGCTGGGTGCGCATCACCGGGCGCAAGAAGGACCTCATCGTGACCGCCGGGGGCAAGAACGTCGCCCCCTCGATCCTCGAGGACCGTCTGCGCGGGCACCCCCTGGTCTCCCAGGTCCTCGTCATCGGCGACGGCGAGCCCTTCATCTCGGCGCTCATCACCCTCGACACCGAGATGCTCCCCCAGTGGCTCAAGAACCACGGCCTGCCCGAGATGGACGTGTCCGAGGCGGCCCTGCACCCCGACGTCCTCGGTGCCCTCGACAGGGCGGTGGCCAGGACGAACCGGGCGGTCTCGCGGGCCGAGTCGATCCGCACCTACCGCGTGCTGCCGACGGACTTCACCGAGGCCAACGGCCTGCTCACGCCCTCCCTCAAGGTCAAGCGCGCCAAGGTCCTCGAGCGCTACGCCGACACCGTCGCACAGATCTACGCCTCGACGAGGAAGGGACCCCAGGAGTGA
- the valS gene encoding valine--tRNA ligase codes for MLDQTSSAASPRPEATGRLLPSETRSPRVPERVSADGLEDAWDERWRAQGTYAFDRGAERTEVYSIDTPPPTVSGSLHVGHVFSYTHTDTVARFQRMRGKAVFYPMGWDDNGLPTERRVQNYFGVRVDPTLPYDPDFTPPFEGGEGRSIKAKDQVPISRRNFVELCERLTVEDEAQFEALWRRLGLSVDWTQNYQTIGARARKVAQAAFLRNLARGDAYQSEAPGLWDVTFQTAVAQAELESREYPGFYHRIAFHLTDPAAAARAEAQGAPVEGGADVCVETTRPELLAACVALVAHPDDERYQPLFGTTVTSPVYGVEVPVLPHPAAERDKGAGIAMCCTFGDTTDIDWWRDLGLPLRAILRRDGRVVTEVPEWVRTDAGRRAFAAIAGRTTFSARQEVVEALRQSGELRGEPVATVRQTNFFEKGDKPLEIVTSRQWYVRNGGRSWTNPASGADLREELIARGQELAFHPDFMRVRYENWVTGLNNDWLISRQRFFGVPFPLWYRLDEEGQVLHDEVIVPEESSLPVDPSTDTPPGYTEDQRGVPGGFVGELDIMDTWATSSLTPQIACGWLEDEDLFSRTYPMDLRPQGQDIIRTWLFSTVVRADLEFGALPWANASISGWILDPDRKKMSKSKGNVVTPMSLLEKYGSDAVRYWAASARLGLDATFDEAQMKIGRRLAIKILNASKFALSMGLPWDADEETRAAAPAPDLDPSQVTVPIDRAVLAALADVVETATGSFEAYEHARALEAAESFFWTFCDDYIELVKDRANDAEGTHAPDAVRSARTTLAIAVDTFVRLFAPFLPFVTEEVWSWYRTGSVHRAAWPAPQHLRQAAGDAQAGLVTRAGAALAALRKVKSEAKVSQRTPILSVTLAASPEVAQAVELVRTDLTQAAKVTGPFEVLAAAPQDEEGPGAQATAVELGEPPARDRAR; via the coding sequence ATGCTCGACCAGACCTCCTCAGCCGCATCCCCCCGCCCCGAGGCCACCGGGCGCCTCCTGCCCTCCGAGACCCGTAGCCCCCGTGTGCCGGAGCGGGTGAGCGCCGACGGGCTCGAGGACGCCTGGGACGAGCGCTGGCGCGCCCAGGGCACCTACGCCTTCGACCGGGGCGCCGAGCGCACCGAGGTCTACTCCATCGACACCCCGCCCCCGACCGTCTCGGGGTCCCTGCACGTCGGGCACGTCTTCTCCTACACCCACACCGACACCGTGGCTCGTTTCCAGCGCATGCGCGGCAAGGCGGTGTTCTACCCCATGGGGTGGGACGACAACGGCCTGCCCACCGAGCGCAGGGTCCAGAACTACTTCGGCGTGCGCGTCGACCCGACCCTGCCCTACGACCCGGACTTCACACCGCCCTTCGAGGGGGGCGAGGGCCGGTCGATCAAGGCCAAGGACCAGGTCCCGATCTCCCGGAGGAACTTCGTCGAGCTGTGCGAGCGCCTCACCGTCGAGGACGAGGCGCAGTTCGAGGCGCTGTGGCGCCGCCTGGGCCTGAGCGTCGACTGGACCCAGAACTACCAGACGATCGGGGCCCGGGCCCGCAAGGTCGCCCAGGCGGCCTTCCTGCGCAACCTCGCCCGGGGCGACGCCTACCAGAGCGAGGCCCCCGGGCTGTGGGACGTCACCTTCCAGACGGCCGTCGCCCAGGCCGAGCTGGAGTCCCGGGAGTACCCGGGCTTCTACCACCGGATCGCCTTCCACCTCACCGACCCAGCGGCTGCGGCCAGGGCCGAGGCCCAGGGGGCTCCTGTGGAGGGCGGGGCGGACGTCTGCGTCGAGACCACCCGCCCCGAGCTGCTCGCCGCCTGCGTGGCGCTCGTGGCCCACCCCGACGACGAGCGCTACCAGCCCCTGTTCGGCACGACCGTCACCTCCCCGGTCTACGGCGTCGAGGTGCCGGTCCTGCCCCACCCCGCCGCGGAGCGGGACAAGGGGGCCGGCATCGCCATGTGCTGCACCTTCGGTGACACGACCGACATCGACTGGTGGCGGGACCTCGGCCTGCCCCTGCGCGCGATCCTGCGCCGGGACGGGCGAGTCGTCACGGAGGTCCCCGAGTGGGTGAGGACCGACGCGGGCAGGCGGGCCTTCGCCGCCATCGCCGGCCGGACGACCTTCTCAGCACGTCAGGAGGTCGTCGAGGCGCTCAGGCAGTCCGGTGAGCTGCGCGGCGAGCCGGTGGCCACCGTGCGCCAGACCAACTTCTTCGAGAAGGGCGACAAGCCCCTCGAGATCGTCACCTCCCGCCAGTGGTACGTGCGCAACGGCGGCAGGTCCTGGACGAACCCCGCCTCAGGGGCCGACCTGCGCGAGGAGCTCATCGCGCGCGGCCAGGAGCTGGCCTTCCACCCCGACTTCATGCGCGTGCGCTACGAGAACTGGGTGACCGGCCTCAACAACGACTGGCTCATCTCCCGCCAGCGCTTCTTCGGCGTGCCCTTCCCCCTGTGGTACCGCCTCGACGAGGAGGGTCAGGTCCTTCACGACGAGGTCATCGTCCCCGAGGAGTCCAGCCTGCCTGTGGACCCGTCCACGGACACGCCCCCCGGCTACACCGAGGACCAGCGCGGGGTCCCCGGCGGCTTCGTCGGTGAGCTCGACATCATGGACACGTGGGCGACCTCCTCCCTGACCCCCCAGATCGCCTGCGGCTGGCTGGAGGACGAGGACCTCTTCTCCCGGACCTACCCGATGGACCTGCGCCCCCAGGGGCAGGACATCATCCGCACGTGGCTGTTCTCCACCGTCGTGCGGGCGGACCTGGAGTTCGGGGCGCTGCCGTGGGCCAACGCCAGCATCTCCGGGTGGATCCTCGACCCCGACCGCAAGAAGATGAGCAAGTCGAAGGGCAATGTCGTCACCCCGATGAGCCTGCTCGAGAAGTACGGCTCCGACGCGGTGCGCTACTGGGCCGCCTCGGCGCGCCTGGGCCTGGACGCCACCTTCGACGAGGCGCAGATGAAGATCGGGCGCCGCCTGGCCATCAAGATCCTCAACGCCTCCAAGTTCGCCCTGTCCATGGGGCTGCCCTGGGACGCCGACGAGGAGACCCGGGCGGCGGCGCCCGCGCCCGACCTCGACCCCTCGCAGGTGACCGTGCCCATCGACCGCGCGGTGCTCGCCGCCCTGGCCGACGTCGTCGAGACCGCGACCGGCTCCTTCGAGGCCTACGAGCACGCCCGGGCCCTCGAGGCCGCCGAGTCCTTCTTCTGGACCTTCTGCGACGACTACATCGAGCTGGTCAAGGACCGCGCGAACGACGCCGAGGGCACCCACGCCCCCGACGCGGTGCGCAGCGCCCGCACGACGCTGGCCATCGCGGTCGACACCTTCGTACGGCTCTTCGCACCCTTCCTGCCCTTCGTCACCGAGGAGGTGTGGAGCTGGTACCGCACCGGCTCGGTGCACCGCGCGGCGTGGCCGGCGCCGCAGCACCTGCGGCAGGCGGCCGGGGACGCCCAGGCCGGCCTCGTCACCCGCGCGGGAGCCGCGCTGGCAGCGCTGCGCAAGGTCAAGTCCGAGGCCAAGGTCAGCCAGAGGACGCCGATCCTGTCAGTCACCCTGGCCGCCTCCCCCGAGGTCGCGCAGGCCGTCGAGCTCGTCCGCACCGACCTGACCCAGGCCGCCAAGGTCACCGGCCCCTTCGAGGTGCTCGCCGCCGCCCCCCAGGACGAGGAGGGCCCCGGCGCCCAGGCCACCGCGGTCGAGCTCGGCGAGCCCCCCGCTCGAGACCGGGCGAGGTGA